A section of the Citrus sinensis cultivar Valencia sweet orange chromosome 8, DVS_A1.0, whole genome shotgun sequence genome encodes:
- the LOC102608268 gene encoding probable inactive receptor-like protein kinase At3g56050 has translation MNQPWRFHQLRLNMAALTLVMLLFLQNLSLAWCLNSEGMALLRFRERVVRDPFGALSKWGDNDGVGDNVNPCSWFGVECSDGKVVILNLRDLCLGGMLAPELGQLSELKSIILRNNSFFGTIPKEIGELKELEILDLGFNNFSGPFPSDFGNSFSLTTLLLDNNQYLGGISPELHVLKVISEIQVDESWLTNAASRASCNSGLFTWNKVQPGDNAFRRMLQQVTNGFEAKRKASEPSSSSSIASSPEPLVSPSLSPSMSSLLSPSFSPSPSPSESPSVSSPLIIPPAPVNIPIVSSPPHLHSAPMSFAASTPSQVHESLHKSKHHTVLVLAGIIGGLSLILISAIGFLVCRSSKVVTVKPWVTGLSGQLQKAFVTGVPKLKRSELEAACEDFSNIIGSFSDGTVGTVYKGTLSSGVEIAVTSTSVKSRADWSKNLESQFRKKIDTLSKVNHKNFVNLIGYCEEDEPFTRMMVFEYSPNGSLFEHLHIQEAEHLDWAMRLRIAMGMAYCLEHMHQLTPPIAHRNLQSSSIYLTEDYAAKISDFSFWNNTTAAKTGSAATELLETSAVDLESNVYRFGTILFEMITGRIPYSIENGSLENWASEYLKGEQPLKDIVDPTLKSFQENVLEELLEVIKNCVHPDPKQRPSMRGIAAKLKEITAMEPDGATPKLSPLWWAELEILSSEAS, from the exons ATGAATCAACCCTGGAGATTTCACCAGTTGAGGCTCAACATGGCGGCGTTGACGCTGGTGATGCTGCTGTTTCTTCAGAATCTGAGTCTGGCATGGTGTCTGAACAGCGAAg GGATGGCACTGTTGAGGTTCCGAGAGAGAGTGGTGAGAGACCCTTTTGGTGCTTTATCAAAATGGGGTGATAACGACGGAGTCGGAGATAATGTTAATCCTTGTTCTTGGTTCGGTGTTGAATGCTCAGATGGGAAAGTTGTTATCTT gaATTTGAGGGATCTTTGTCTTGGAGGGATGCTGGCACCTGAACTTGGGCAGCTGTCTGAGTTAAAATCTAT TATTCTGCGCAACAATTCATTCTTTGGAACTATTCCTAAAGAGATTGGAGAGTTGAAGGAACTGGAGATCCTGGACTTgggatttaacaattttagcGGACCATTTCCTTCTGATTTTGGCAATAGTTTTTCCTTGACTACTCT TTTATTGGACAACAACCAGTACCTTGGTGGCATATCTCCTGAACTTCATGTGCTTAAGGTTATTTCTGAGATTCAGGTGGATGAGAGTTGGCTAACTAATGCTGCTTCAAGAGCATCATGTAACAGTGGATTATTTACTTG GAACAAGGTCCAacctggagataatgctttcCGGAGGATGTTGCAGCAGGTAACAAATGGCTTTGAAGCCAAAAGGAAGGCTTCTGAACCATCATCGTCCTCATCTATTGCTTCATCGCCAGAACCTCTAGTTTCGCCGTCACTCTCCCCTTCAATGTCGTCATTGTTATCGCCGTCATTTTCTCCTTCACCGTCTCCTTCAGAGTCTCCATCAGTTTCTTCCCCACTTATAATACCACCAGCACCAGTAAATATACCCATTGTTTCCTCACCACCACATTTGCACAGTGCTCCAATGTCTTTCGCTGCTTCAACTCCAAGCCAAGTTCATGAGAGTCTCCACAAGTCCAAGCATCATACGGTCTTAGTTTTGGCTGGAATTATTGGGGGCTTATCACTCATTCTGATTTCAGCAATTGGCTTTTTGGTCTGCCGAAGCAGTAAGGTGGTTACTGTCAAACCTTGGGTAACAGGTTTAAGTGGGCAGCTGCAGAAAGCATTTGTAACAG GTGTACCCAAGCTCAAGCGATCAGAACTTGAAGCAGCTTGTGAAGACTTCAGTAATATAATCGGCTCTTTTTCAGATGGCACAGTTGGCACTGTCTATAAGGGAACTTTGTCAAGTGGGGTTGAAATAGCCGTCACATCGACTTCAGTTAAATCTCGTGCAGACTGGTCAAAGAATTTAGAATCACAATTTAGAAAGAAG ATAGACACATTATCGAAAGTGAACCACAAAAATTTTGTCAACCTTATTGGATATTGTGAAGAAGATGAGCCTTTCACAAGAATGATGGTTTTTGAGTATTCTCCCAATGGATCACTGTTTGAGCATCTACACA TACAAGAAGCTGAGCACCTGGACTGGGCAATGAGATTGAGAATAGCAATGGGCATGGCCTACTGCCTTGAGCATATGCACCAGTTGACACCACCTATTGCCCATAGAAATCTACAATCTTCGTCTATATACCTGACTGAAGACTATGCAGCCAAAATATCAGACTTCAGTTTCTGGAACAATACAACTGCAGCAAAGACTGGATCAGCTGCTACGGAGCTTCTGGAAACCTCAGCAGTAGATCTAGAGAGCAATGTCTATCGCTTTGGGACTATTTTGTTCGAGATGATAACCGGTAGGATCCCGTACTCCATAGAAAATGGCTCTCTGGAGAACTGGGCATCAGAATACTTGAAAGGAGAGCAGCCGCTAAAAGATATAGTGGATCCTACTCTAAAATCTTTCCAGGAGAATGTGCTTGAGGAATTGCTTGAAGTGATCAAGAATTGTGTCCACCCTGATCCTAAACAAAGACCATCAATGAGAGGCATTGCAGCTAAGTTGAAGGAAATTACAGCAATGGAACCTGATGGAGCAACGCCCAAACTATCTCCTCTTTGGTGGGCAGAGCTTGAAATATTGTCATCAGAAGCAAGTTGA